The Niastella koreensis GR20-10 genome includes a window with the following:
- a CDS encoding glycosyltransferase family 4 protein, protein MIGTRKLIAFVSNSAWSVYNFRLDVIRYLMDHGFEVMVLAPDDEYSGYLQQSGCRFIPLNFNNKTENPVADLAFYRQLKDLYHQHRPDFIFHYVAKPNIYGSLAAAAIGIPSVAVITGLGYPFAKRNWLYRVVKLLYKRALRKTREVWFLNNEDAKIFINEHIVNIEKVKVLPGEGVDTDYFSFPQRMAKKDSEPFTFLMSTRLLKSKGISLYADAARILKKKNYAVRFELIGFFEQHHPDSISRDDLDRWQKEGLIHYGGFAKDVRPFLQRADCFVFPSFYNEGVPRCLMEAASMELPVITSNNRGCKEVVVNNTTGFLCHVHDPFDLADKMERIINLPLEERSRLARNGRALVIKKFNIKHVIDEYIATLNSDWSE, encoded by the coding sequence ATGATCGGTACTCGTAAGTTGATTGCCTTTGTTTCAAACAGTGCGTGGTCTGTCTACAACTTCAGGTTAGATGTGATCCGCTACCTCATGGATCATGGGTTTGAAGTAATGGTACTGGCCCCCGACGATGAGTACTCCGGCTATCTGCAGCAAAGCGGCTGCCGCTTCATTCCGCTCAACTTCAATAATAAAACCGAAAACCCCGTTGCCGACCTGGCTTTCTACCGCCAGTTAAAAGACCTGTACCACCAGCATCGCCCCGACTTTATTTTTCATTACGTAGCCAAACCAAATATTTATGGTTCCCTGGCCGCCGCAGCCATTGGTATACCTTCGGTAGCGGTGATCACCGGGTTGGGCTATCCCTTTGCCAAACGCAACTGGCTGTACCGGGTAGTAAAGCTGCTGTACAAACGGGCCCTGCGTAAAACGCGGGAAGTGTGGTTCCTGAATAATGAGGATGCTAAAATTTTCATCAACGAGCACATTGTAAATATTGAAAAGGTAAAGGTTTTGCCGGGTGAAGGGGTTGATACAGACTATTTCTCCTTTCCCCAGCGCATGGCTAAAAAAGACAGCGAGCCTTTTACTTTCCTCATGAGTACCCGCCTGCTCAAAAGCAAGGGTATTAGTCTGTATGCCGATGCCGCCCGCATTTTAAAGAAAAAGAATTATGCAGTGCGGTTTGAACTGATCGGTTTTTTTGAACAACACCACCCCGATTCGATTTCCCGGGATGACCTGGACCGCTGGCAAAAGGAAGGACTGATCCATTATGGCGGGTTCGCCAAAGATGTGCGGCCGTTTTTACAGCGGGCCGATTGTTTTGTATTTCCCTCCTTTTATAATGAAGGCGTTCCGCGCTGCCTGATGGAAGCTGCCAGTATGGAGCTGCCGGTAATCACCAGCAATAACCGCGGTTGTAAGGAAGTGGTGGTGAATAATACCACCGGCTTTTTATGCCATGTGCACGATCCTTTTGACCTGGCCGATAAAATGGAACGGATAATCAACCTGCCCTTGGAAGAACGGAGCCGCCTGGCCCGCAATGGCCGCGCCCTGGTGATTAAGAAGTTCAACATTAAACATGTGATCGACGAGTACATTGCTACATTGAATTCGGATTGGTCTGAATAG
- a CDS encoding CTP synthase, protein MAKHIFVTGGVTSSLGKGIIAASLAKLLQARGLRVTIQKFDPYINVDPGTLNPYEHGECYVTEDGAETDLDLGHYERFLNIFTSQSNNVTTGRIYQTVINKEREGAYLGKTVQVVPHITDEIKRRILLLGSTKQYDVVITELGGTVGDIESLPFIEALRQLQWELPEEDTVVIHLTLIPYLKAAKELKTKPTQHSVRMMSQEGVHPDIIVCRTEKTLTPDLRRKIALFCNVKPEAVIEAADAPTIYEVPLAMMREKLDVICLKKLNINGFHEPDLAKWKEVLDKLKYPKSQVTIGLIGKYIELQDAYKSILEAFVHAGASNECKVQIVNVHSEFITPENVAEKLANLDGLLVAPGFGHRGVEGKILAVKYARENKLPFFGICLGMQMAVIEFARNVLGLKEAHSTEMNVNTPDPVIDLMEEQKAITSKGGTMRLGAYTCETMEGSLARSVYNNPTISERHRHRWEFNNRYLSQFQEAGMVASGKNNENQLVEIVELPNHPFFIGVQYHPELKSTVETPHPLFVHFVNAAKVYAEQKSTVKNPLLQSEMI, encoded by the coding sequence ATGGCCAAGCATATTTTTGTTACCGGTGGGGTAACTTCATCATTAGGAAAAGGGATTATTGCAGCCTCGCTGGCAAAACTGTTGCAGGCGAGGGGATTGAGGGTAACAATTCAGAAATTCGATCCGTATATCAACGTCGACCCGGGAACGCTCAATCCATATGAGCACGGCGAATGTTATGTTACGGAGGATGGCGCCGAAACCGATCTTGACCTCGGTCACTACGAGCGCTTCCTGAATATCTTCACGTCACAATCGAACAACGTAACTACCGGTCGTATTTATCAAACCGTAATTAATAAGGAGCGCGAGGGCGCCTATCTGGGTAAAACCGTTCAGGTTGTTCCGCACATTACCGACGAGATCAAACGCCGCATTCTGTTGCTGGGCAGTACCAAACAATATGATGTTGTTATTACCGAGCTGGGTGGTACAGTAGGGGATATTGAAAGTCTTCCTTTTATTGAAGCATTGCGTCAGCTGCAATGGGAGCTGCCCGAAGAAGATACAGTGGTAATTCACCTTACACTGATCCCATATTTAAAGGCAGCCAAAGAATTAAAAACGAAACCAACACAACATAGTGTCAGGATGATGAGCCAGGAAGGCGTGCATCCTGACATCATCGTTTGCCGTACAGAAAAAACGCTCACTCCTGATCTTCGCCGCAAGATCGCCCTGTTCTGTAATGTAAAACCGGAAGCGGTGATTGAAGCAGCCGATGCACCCACCATCTATGAAGTGCCATTGGCCATGATGCGCGAAAAGCTGGACGTTATTTGTTTAAAGAAACTCAACATAAATGGTTTCCATGAGCCGGACCTGGCAAAATGGAAAGAGGTGCTTGACAAGCTGAAGTACCCCAAGAGCCAGGTTACTATTGGTCTTATTGGTAAATACATAGAGCTGCAGGATGCCTATAAATCGATCCTGGAAGCCTTTGTACATGCAGGCGCTTCCAACGAATGCAAAGTACAGATCGTAAATGTGCACAGTGAGTTTATTACGCCTGAGAACGTAGCGGAGAAACTGGCTAACCTCGATGGGTTGCTGGTAGCGCCTGGTTTTGGTCATCGTGGAGTAGAAGGAAAGATCCTGGCCGTAAAATATGCCCGTGAAAACAAACTGCCGTTCTTTGGTATCTGTTTGGGTATGCAAATGGCGGTTATTGAGTTTGCACGCAATGTACTGGGACTGAAAGAAGCCCATTCAACCGAAATGAACGTGAATACGCCCGACCCGGTTATTGACCTGATGGAAGAGCAGAAAGCTATTACCTCAAAAGGTGGCACCATGCGTTTGGGCGCTTATACATGCGAAACAATGGAGGGAAGTCTGGCCCGCAGCGTCTATAACAACCCAACCATCAGCGAACGTCACCGTCACCGCTGGGAGTTCAATAACCGCTACCTGAGCCAGTTTCAGGAAGCCGGTATGGTAGCCAGCGGAAAGAACAACGAGAATCAGCTGGTTGAGATCGTTGAACTGCCAAACCATCCATTCTTTATTGGCGTTCAATACCACCCCGAATTAAAGAGCACGGTGGAAACCCCACATCCCCTGTTTGTACATTTTGTGAATGCTGCCAAGGTGTATGCCGAGCAAAAAAGTACCGTAAAAAATCCTTTGCTCCAAAGCGAGATGATATAA
- the purL gene encoding phosphoribosylformylglycinamidine synthase subunit PurL has product MEVTVKTAKQLRLTEEEFDLIKQKLGRTPNFTELCAFSGMWSEHCSYKNSIKWLKTLPREGKKMLVKAGEENAGLMDIGDGFGVVFKIESHNHPSAIEPFQGAATGVGGIHRDIFTMGARPIASLNSLRFGNLKEAKTQHLLAGIVHGIGHYGNCFGVPTVGGEIYFEQCYHTNPLVNAMSVGIVKNGETISATAKGIGNPVFFVGSATGKDGIGGASFASADITAESAEELPAVQVGDPFQEKKLLEACLEVIKTGAVVGMQDMGAAGIICSTAEMSAKGEVGMRIDLDKVPTRQKNMKAWELLLSESQERMLMVVEKGREADVQQVFDKWDLPCSEIGEVTNDGILHFYMHGVLEAQLPANELVLGGGAPQYTREYKEPAYFEKIKAFKADSIEVPADLKAVAEQIITIPNIANKRWVYVQYDSMVGAGTSTTNQPADAAVVIAKPTNKGLALTTDCNSRYVYADPFTGGMIAVSEAARNIVCSGGQPLGITNCLNFGNPYDPQVYYQFVYALKGMSEACKKFDTPVTGGNVSFYNQNPDGAVYPTPTIGMVGLLDNVNDKMTMDFKAAGDHLFLIGTSRNDINSSEYLHKVKKVEFSPAPHFDLEEEATLQNKIAELIKAGVIASAHDTSEGGLVVTLLESCFNRNLGVEVSAAKAEIRKDAYWFGEAQSRVVVSVKPEKIDAFKKVVGNHPYEQLGQVTRGAIKVDGKDWGTIEAWKNKYDTAIENLLAGHESEHALSAL; this is encoded by the coding sequence ATGGAAGTAACAGTAAAAACGGCAAAACAACTACGTCTTACCGAAGAAGAATTCGATTTAATAAAACAAAAACTTGGCCGTACGCCCAATTTTACTGAATTGTGCGCCTTCAGCGGTATGTGGAGCGAACACTGCAGTTACAAAAATTCAATTAAGTGGTTAAAAACCTTGCCCCGCGAAGGCAAAAAGATGCTTGTAAAAGCCGGTGAGGAAAATGCGGGTCTGATGGATATTGGCGACGGCTTTGGCGTTGTATTTAAAATAGAATCTCATAACCACCCCTCGGCTATTGAACCCTTTCAGGGCGCTGCAACCGGGGTAGGAGGTATTCACCGCGATATTTTTACCATGGGCGCCCGGCCTATTGCCTCGCTCAATTCCCTGCGTTTTGGCAACCTGAAGGAAGCCAAAACCCAGCATCTGCTGGCTGGCATTGTACATGGCATTGGCCATTATGGCAACTGCTTTGGCGTACCAACCGTTGGCGGTGAAATATATTTTGAACAGTGCTACCATACCAACCCATTGGTGAATGCCATGAGCGTGGGTATTGTAAAGAATGGCGAAACCATTTCTGCTACTGCCAAAGGCATTGGTAACCCCGTGTTCTTTGTTGGTTCTGCTACCGGTAAAGATGGTATTGGTGGTGCTTCTTTTGCCTCTGCCGATATCACTGCTGAAAGTGCAGAAGAATTACCTGCCGTACAGGTGGGTGACCCCTTCCAGGAAAAGAAACTGCTGGAAGCCTGCCTGGAAGTAATAAAAACCGGTGCGGTTGTGGGCATGCAGGATATGGGTGCTGCCGGTATTATTTGTTCTACTGCCGAAATGAGCGCCAAAGGCGAAGTGGGCATGCGCATTGACCTGGATAAAGTGCCTACCCGTCAAAAAAATATGAAAGCCTGGGAACTGTTGCTGAGCGAAAGCCAGGAGCGCATGCTGATGGTGGTTGAGAAAGGCCGCGAAGCTGATGTTCAACAAGTGTTTGATAAATGGGACCTGCCCTGTTCTGAAATAGGCGAGGTTACCAATGATGGCATCCTGCATTTTTATATGCATGGTGTGCTGGAGGCTCAATTGCCTGCCAATGAACTGGTACTGGGTGGCGGGGCTCCGCAATATACCCGCGAGTATAAAGAGCCTGCATACTTTGAAAAAATTAAAGCTTTCAAGGCAGATTCAATTGAAGTGCCTGCCGATTTGAAAGCGGTGGCCGAGCAGATCATTACCATCCCCAACATTGCCAACAAACGTTGGGTGTATGTACAATACGATAGCATGGTGGGCGCTGGAACTTCTACCACTAATCAGCCTGCCGATGCAGCTGTGGTAATTGCCAAGCCAACCAATAAAGGACTGGCGCTTACAACCGATTGTAACAGCCGGTATGTATATGCCGATCCATTCACTGGTGGCATGATAGCCGTGTCTGAAGCTGCCCGCAACATCGTTTGCAGTGGCGGCCAGCCTTTAGGTATTACCAACTGCCTGAACTTTGGTAACCCCTACGATCCGCAGGTGTACTACCAGTTTGTATATGCGTTGAAAGGCATGAGCGAAGCCTGTAAGAAATTCGATACTCCTGTAACAGGTGGTAACGTAAGTTTCTACAACCAGAACCCTGATGGCGCGGTGTATCCAACCCCAACGATCGGGATGGTGGGTTTGCTGGATAATGTGAACGATAAAATGACGATGGACTTTAAAGCTGCCGGCGACCATTTATTCCTAATAGGCACCAGCCGCAACGACATCAATTCTTCTGAATATTTACATAAGGTTAAAAAGGTAGAGTTCAGTCCGGCCCCGCATTTTGACCTGGAAGAAGAGGCTACCCTGCAGAACAAGATCGCTGAACTGATTAAAGCGGGTGTTATTGCATCTGCTCACGATACCAGTGAAGGTGGTTTGGTGGTAACACTGCTGGAGAGCTGCTTTAACCGCAACCTGGGTGTTGAGGTGAGCGCAGCGAAAGCCGAAATTCGCAAAGATGCTTATTGGTTTGGTGAGGCGCAAAGCCGGGTGGTAGTAAGTGTAAAGCCTGAAAAAATCGATGCCTTCAAAAAAGTAGTGGGCAACCATCCTTACGAACAGCTGGGCCAGGTTACCAGGGGCGCCATTAAAGTAGATGGTAAAGACTGGGGCACCATCGAAGCCTGGAAAAATAAATATGATACGGCCATTGAAAATTTACTGGCCGGTCATGAAAGCGAGCATGCATTGAGTGCACTCTAA
- the rfaD gene encoding ADP-glyceromanno-heptose 6-epimerase: MNKDSKIVVTGAAGFIGSCLTGFLNEKGYNRLILVDDFTEPEKMQNLEGKQYEEKIEREDFFEWLAEHKPAIDFIFHIGARTDTTEFDYSVHQHLNVEYSQKIWNYCTANNVPVVYASSAATYGNGEEGYNDDHAVVYALKPLNPYGVSKNEFDKWALEQTTHPPFWAGLKFFNVYGPNEYHKGRMASVIWHSFKQINQSGKVKLFKSHKEGFKDGQQLRDFVYVKDVLKICYWLMEQFEKNSGAVASGLYNLGTGKARSFEDLAKSTFRGLDKEPVIEFIDMPEDIRDKYQYFTEANMQKLRDAGYKDEFYSLENGVDDYVRNYLVKGNYY, translated from the coding sequence ATGAACAAAGATTCAAAAATAGTAGTGACCGGCGCTGCCGGATTTATAGGAAGTTGTTTAACCGGTTTTCTGAATGAAAAAGGATATAACCGGTTGATCCTGGTTGATGATTTTACCGAGCCTGAAAAGATGCAGAATCTCGAAGGCAAACAATACGAAGAGAAAATAGAGCGCGAAGATTTTTTTGAGTGGCTGGCTGAACATAAACCTGCCATCGACTTTATCTTCCATATTGGGGCCCGTACCGATACCACCGAATTCGATTATTCCGTACACCAGCATTTGAACGTGGAGTATTCCCAAAAAATCTGGAATTACTGTACAGCGAATAACGTGCCGGTAGTATATGCTTCTTCAGCGGCTACCTATGGTAACGGGGAAGAAGGGTATAACGATGACCATGCAGTGGTGTATGCATTGAAGCCATTGAACCCATACGGCGTTTCAAAAAACGAGTTTGATAAATGGGCATTGGAACAAACCACGCATCCGCCTTTCTGGGCCGGGTTGAAGTTCTTCAATGTATATGGCCCCAATGAATATCACAAAGGCCGCATGGCCAGTGTGATCTGGCATTCGTTCAAACAAATTAACCAGTCGGGCAAAGTGAAGTTGTTCAAATCGCACAAGGAAGGCTTTAAAGATGGCCAGCAGTTGCGCGACTTTGTATACGTGAAAGATGTGCTGAAGATCTGCTACTGGTTAATGGAACAGTTTGAAAAGAACAGCGGTGCGGTAGCCAGCGGTTTATACAACCTGGGTACCGGCAAAGCCCGCAGCTTTGAGGACCTGGCGAAATCTACCTTCAGAGGACTGGACAAAGAACCGGTGATCGAGTTTATTGATATGCCTGAAGACATTCGCGATAAATACCAGTATTTCACCGAAGCGAATATGCAAAAGCTGCGCGATGCGGGGTACAAGGACGAATTCTATTCTTTGGAAAATGGAGTGGATGATTACGTGCGTAACTATTTAGTGAAAGGAAATTACTATTAG
- the yidC gene encoding membrane protein insertase YidC, giving the protein MNFDRNTVIGFVLLALLLFTYLFISTRNSHELEAKKQHFTDSVTLVQNHIRDSISRLAPTDTTLNRPVQPGELATRGTEAMTVIENEVVKISFTNKGGQPKQVELKNYKSLNSKTPVLLNNTAFDKISYGLTTSNGSVQVSDLYFMDPKVVKNADGSQTIIYQAPIPGRGNVTHQFTVHPNDYLIDWDVMLNGADKMLTQGNFNLIWQNEPTQHETDVVYERNQTTVCFYDEDGFDYVQTKSARTLEKPVQWVSASQQFFNTSLIAAKDKFTSGDVKFIKNATDTTNKVAEITTTLQTKVPLGPNVSIPLRLYYGPNDYAILRKHKDQVPEMDKIVNLGRDMYAFVRPINKYIVMPVFGFFRSFIGSLGIAILLLTLFIRLFTSPLVYTSYLSGAKMKALRPEIEKLKQKYNNDQQQVGVEQMKLFREAGVNPLGGCLPALLQIPIFFALYSFFNSNIDLRGVGFLWADNLASYDAVLSWKTSVLGMTHLSLFTVTAVLTSFLISLYNMNMTPDQNNPALKYMPYIFPFVLFFVFNRLPAALTWYYTVSNLITLILQFVIQNYIINHDKILAKIDENRKKPKTKSKWQERLEQMQAAQQASQQAQNKKK; this is encoded by the coding sequence ATGAATTTTGATCGCAATACGGTGATTGGCTTTGTGTTGTTAGCGCTTTTACTGTTTACTTACCTCTTTATTTCTACCAGAAACAGTCATGAACTGGAGGCTAAAAAGCAACATTTTACAGATTCTGTTACCCTGGTACAAAATCATATCAGGGATTCCATTTCCAGGTTAGCACCCACCGACACCACGCTTAACAGGCCTGTACAACCAGGCGAACTGGCAACCCGCGGAACAGAAGCCATGACCGTAATTGAAAATGAAGTAGTTAAAATCAGTTTTACCAATAAAGGCGGCCAGCCTAAACAGGTTGAGCTGAAGAACTACAAATCGCTCAATAGCAAAACGCCGGTGTTGCTGAACAATACCGCTTTTGACAAGATCTCTTATGGCCTTACCACCAGCAATGGTTCTGTACAGGTATCTGACCTGTATTTCATGGACCCCAAAGTGGTAAAAAATGCCGATGGCAGCCAAACCATCATCTACCAGGCGCCCATCCCCGGCAGAGGTAATGTTACCCACCAGTTCACGGTTCATCCCAATGATTACCTGATAGACTGGGACGTGATGCTGAACGGCGCTGATAAAATGCTTACCCAGGGCAATTTCAACCTGATCTGGCAAAATGAGCCTACTCAGCACGAAACCGATGTGGTGTATGAGCGCAATCAAACCACCGTTTGTTTTTATGACGAAGATGGTTTTGATTACGTGCAAACCAAATCGGCCCGTACCCTGGAAAAACCGGTACAGTGGGTGAGCGCTTCCCAGCAATTCTTCAATACCTCATTGATAGCAGCAAAGGATAAGTTTACTTCCGGCGACGTTAAGTTCATCAAGAACGCAACCGACACCACCAACAAAGTGGCTGAAATAACTACCACCCTGCAAACAAAAGTTCCGTTAGGGCCTAATGTTTCTATTCCTTTGAGATTGTATTACGGTCCCAATGATTACGCGATCCTTCGCAAGCACAAAGATCAGGTGCCTGAAATGGACAAGATCGTAAACCTGGGTCGTGATATGTACGCGTTTGTACGTCCCATCAACAAATACATTGTGATGCCGGTGTTTGGCTTCTTCAGAAGCTTTATCGGCAGCCTGGGTATCGCTATTTTGTTGCTGACCCTGTTCATCCGCCTGTTCACTTCACCGCTGGTTTATACCAGTTACCTGAGTGGTGCAAAAATGAAGGCGTTGAGACCTGAAATTGAAAAGCTGAAACAAAAGTATAACAACGATCAGCAGCAGGTAGGGGTGGAGCAAATGAAATTATTCCGCGAAGCCGGGGTGAATCCGCTGGGAGGTTGTTTACCAGCCCTGTTGCAGATCCCTATCTTCTTTGCCCTGTATAGCTTCTTTAACTCTAATATCGATCTGCGTGGCGTAGGCTTTTTGTGGGCCGATAACCTGGCTTCCTATGACGCTGTTTTGTCGTGGAAGACCAGCGTGCTGGGCATGACGCACCTGAGTTTGTTCACCGTTACGGCGGTGCTTACCAGCTTCCTGATTTCGTTGTATAACATGAACATGACGCCCGATCAAAACAACCCGGCGCTCAAGTACATGCCTTATATCTTCCCGTTTGTACTGTTCTTTGTGTTCAACCGCTTACCTGCGGCCTTAACCTGGTACTATACCGTGTCGAACCTGATAACGCTGATCTTACAGTTCGTTATTCAGAACTACATCATCAACCACGATAAGATCCTGGCTAAGATCGATGAGAACCGCAAGAAA
- the proC gene encoding pyrroline-5-carboxylate reductase produces MNKKIAIIGGGNLGTAIAEGLINSGFTRPEHILITKRNIKTLGALEKRGVLVSDNNEEAVRFADMIILAVKPFQVDDILGKLKALLNPEKQVLVSVITGISIKHMLKAVDIKIPVIRAMPNTAIAIQESMTCLSASNDVTRDQVSFIEDLFNQLGKAVWIDEKLMDAATVLGACGTAYAMRYIRANIQGGIEIGFDAATASLIAAQTVKGAAELLLKKGSHPEQEIDKVTTPKGCTIAGLNEMEHQGFSSSLIKGIVASYDKIEKDKG; encoded by the coding sequence ATGAACAAGAAAATAGCTATCATAGGCGGAGGTAATTTAGGAACTGCAATAGCAGAAGGCCTTATCAACAGCGGTTTTACCCGGCCTGAACATATATTAATCACCAAGCGGAATATTAAAACGCTGGGTGCGCTGGAAAAACGCGGCGTACTGGTGAGCGATAACAATGAAGAAGCCGTTCGTTTCGCCGATATGATCATCCTGGCGGTAAAGCCGTTCCAGGTTGATGATATTCTGGGTAAGCTGAAAGCATTGTTAAATCCCGAAAAGCAGGTGCTGGTATCAGTGATCACGGGTATCTCCATCAAGCACATGCTGAAAGCGGTTGATATAAAAATACCGGTTATCAGGGCCATGCCCAATACGGCCATCGCCATTCAGGAAAGCATGACCTGTTTGTCTGCTTCAAACGACGTAACCCGCGACCAGGTGAGTTTTATTGAAGACCTGTTCAATCAATTAGGCAAAGCCGTTTGGATAGATGAGAAACTGATGGATGCCGCTACGGTGTTAGGCGCTTGTGGTACTGCCTACGCTATGCGGTACATCCGCGCAAACATCCAGGGGGGAATTGAAATTGGTTTCGATGCGGCTACTGCCAGTTTAATAGCGGCGCAAACTGTAAAAGGCGCTGCAGAATTATTATTGAAGAAAGGTTCACACCCCGAACAGGAGATCGATAAAGTAACTACACCCAAAGGTTGTACTATTGCCGGGTTGAATGAAATGGAACACCAGGGTTTCAGTTCATCGCTCATTAAAGGTATTGTTGCCAGCTATGATAAAATTGAAAAGGATAAAGGATAG
- a CDS encoding glycosyltransferase family 1 protein gives MTIAFVHNNKAFLPELDAYSRFFSGYNITCEIVDKNDLGLMHRHVEWWIMGADLTKPKEGIFKIHEYASSSLPPWRWWKNWWKSFFSAQPDFRLFLNEYVKKVINLHDHIPFGYRESGVPEQWLLADPFLHEREFDFVYTGDLSPVRQPEALLNCFSTGALKERTLLVISADYQQLQTAYRNYENIVFMGPLPYSSMDTYILKARYGINYLPDKEPFNQQSSVRLLEYAALGVPIVTSRYAWVESFQQKYGGNFFYLEPDLSNFTWEQVNNQSYSKPNMESFTWEQQIRKSGVLEFLTSKFPELEF, from the coding sequence ATGACAATTGCATTTGTTCATAATAATAAAGCCTTTTTGCCCGAACTGGACGCATACAGCCGTTTCTTTTCGGGCTACAATATAACGTGTGAAATAGTCGATAAAAACGATCTGGGCCTGATGCACCGGCATGTGGAGTGGTGGATAATGGGGGCCGACCTTACCAAACCCAAGGAAGGCATTTTTAAAATTCATGAATATGCTTCCTCCTCCCTGCCCCCCTGGCGCTGGTGGAAGAACTGGTGGAAAAGTTTTTTTAGCGCCCAACCCGATTTCCGGTTGTTTTTAAATGAATATGTAAAAAAAGTCATCAATCTCCACGATCACATCCCCTTTGGTTACCGCGAAAGTGGCGTACCGGAACAATGGCTGCTGGCCGATCCGTTTTTACACGAACGCGAATTCGACTTTGTATACACCGGCGATCTTTCGCCCGTACGCCAACCCGAAGCCCTGTTGAATTGCTTTAGCACCGGGGCGTTGAAAGAAAGAACCCTATTAGTAATAAGCGCGGATTACCAGCAGTTGCAGACCGCCTACCGCAATTATGAGAATATAGTCTTTATGGGTCCCCTGCCCTACAGCTCCATGGACACCTATATTTTAAAAGCGCGCTATGGTATTAATTATCTGCCTGATAAAGAGCCTTTTAACCAGCAATCCTCCGTGCGGTTACTGGAATATGCCGCCCTGGGCGTGCCCATTGTCACCAGCCGGTATGCCTGGGTAGAAAGCTTTCAACAAAAATATGGCGGCAACTTTTTTTACCTGGAACCGGACCTTTCCAACTTTACCTGGGAGCAGGTAAATAACCAGTCTTACTCAAAACCTAATATGGAAAGCTTTACCTGGGAGCAGCAAATTCGTAAATCGGGGGTGTTGGAATTCTTAACATCAAAATTTCCTGAATTGGAGTTTTGA
- a CDS encoding glycosyltransferase family 1 protein, which produces MIIGFVHEHKAFLPGLNAYLQFFAERGIQTHVLHPSQIDSQPCDVEWHFMGRHVRRNNNRVTIHEYASSSVPPFGKLKNSIKKLFNATPDYRIFNSEYVRGQINPTDNIPYGYRNCGIPSGNSYLLPNAQKKYDFVYVGTVDKGRKIEPLFDCFINGVLKDRTLLVITRDYQALDAIYKNARNLTFKGPIPYSDTYAHIQEARFGINYMPDVAPFNQQASAKFLDYAACWLPIITSDYAWVRGFQQTYGGNYFYLQPTLENFTWEHINNYHYTQPDLSSWTYEKQILQSGVLRFLQSKFPELEF; this is translated from the coding sequence ATGATCATTGGTTTTGTTCATGAACATAAAGCATTCTTACCCGGACTAAACGCCTACCTGCAATTTTTTGCTGAACGGGGTATACAAACCCACGTTCTTCATCCATCCCAGATAGATTCGCAGCCCTGCGATGTGGAATGGCATTTTATGGGCCGGCATGTAAGGCGCAATAATAACAGGGTAACCATTCATGAATACGCCTCGTCATCGGTTCCGCCATTTGGCAAACTGAAAAACAGCATCAAAAAACTGTTCAACGCCACGCCCGATTACCGCATCTTCAACAGCGAATATGTTCGCGGGCAAATAAACCCAACAGATAACATTCCATACGGCTATCGCAATTGCGGCATTCCATCAGGCAACAGTTACCTGCTGCCCAATGCCCAAAAGAAATATGATTTTGTGTATGTAGGTACGGTTGACAAAGGCAGAAAAATTGAACCGCTTTTTGATTGTTTTATAAACGGTGTTTTAAAGGACCGCACCCTGTTGGTTATTACCCGCGACTACCAGGCGCTGGATGCCATTTACAAAAATGCCCGTAACCTAACTTTTAAAGGCCCTATTCCTTACAGCGATACGTATGCTCATATTCAGGAAGCCAGGTTCGGGATCAATTATATGCCCGATGTGGCCCCCTTTAACCAACAGGCTTCGGCCAAATTCCTGGATTATGCTGCCTGTTGGCTCCCCATTATTACCAGCGACTATGCCTGGGTACGTGGCTTTCAGCAAACCTATGGCGGTAACTACTTTTACCTGCAGCCCACCCTGGAGAATTTTACCTGGGAGCATATAAACAACTACCACTATACGCAGCCTGACCTTAGCAGCTGGACCTACGAAAAACAAATCCTTCAATCAGGCGTACTCAGGTTCCTTCAATCTAAGTTTCCTGAATTGGAGTTTTAA